From Pelotomaculum schinkii, one genomic window encodes:
- a CDS encoding RNA-guided endonuclease InsQ/TnpB family protein produces the protein MQITVKVKLQPTKEQSKLLMETTKHYIYLVNQIVSDYAVADRNLKYSSKDVIADLPSAVKNQAIRDAKSVFAKYKKAVWANARLKPDEQREVKLPVLKKPVAIWNNQNYSLKEDVLSFPVFVEGKSKRMEMKAILTGYQKNLLNNKPGSLRITQKSGKYIAQIAVQVAENTAADSQIMGVDLGLKVPAVAVLESGKTKFFGNGRQNKFIKRKHRSVRRKLGKLKKLKAIKKLHDKEQRWMTDQDHKISRQIVRFAQENNVTTIRLEQLSGIRQTARTSRKNEKNLHTWSFYRLAQFIEYKAKLAGIHAEYVNPKHTSQKCPVCGGLNKATGRKYRCGCGYKTHRDRLGAINIISATVADGNSLPA, from the coding sequence TTGCAAATCACTGTAAAAGTCAAGCTGCAGCCCACAAAAGAACAGTCCAAATTGCTAATGGAAACAACCAAACACTATATCTATTTGGTCAATCAAATCGTATCAGACTATGCTGTGGCGGACAGAAACCTTAAATACTCAAGCAAAGACGTGATCGCAGACCTTCCTAGCGCTGTTAAAAATCAAGCTATTCGAGACGCCAAGAGTGTTTTTGCGAAATATAAGAAGGCAGTCTGGGCTAACGCCAGACTAAAGCCCGATGAGCAAAGAGAAGTCAAGCTCCCTGTTCTCAAAAAGCCCGTGGCTATTTGGAACAATCAAAACTATTCTTTGAAAGAAGATGTTCTCTCTTTTCCTGTGTTTGTCGAAGGAAAATCAAAACGCATGGAGATGAAAGCTATCTTGACCGGCTACCAGAAAAATCTATTGAATAACAAACCAGGCAGCCTGCGCATCACTCAAAAGTCCGGCAAGTACATAGCGCAAATTGCCGTACAAGTGGCAGAAAATACGGCCGCTGACAGTCAAATTATGGGGGTCGACTTGGGCCTGAAAGTTCCCGCTGTCGCTGTCCTGGAGAGCGGCAAAACGAAATTCTTTGGCAATGGCAGACAAAACAAGTTTATCAAACGCAAACACCGTTCAGTACGCCGTAAACTTGGCAAATTAAAGAAACTCAAGGCGATCAAGAAACTGCATGATAAAGAGCAGCGCTGGATGACAGATCAAGACCATAAAATAAGCCGGCAGATAGTTCGTTTTGCTCAAGAAAACAATGTAACGACGATCCGCTTGGAACAACTTTCCGGCATACGTCAGACGGCAAGGACAAGCCGTAAAAACGAAAAGAATTTGCATACCTGGTCATTCTACCGGTTGGCACAGTTTATTGAGTATAAGGCAAAATTGGCGGGTATCCATGCGGAGTATGTTAACCCCAAACATACCAGCCAGAAATGCCCTGTATGTGGAGGACTCAATAAAGCTACCGGTAGAAAATACAGATGCGGTTGCGGATATAAAACACATCGCGACAGGTTAGGTGCGATTAATATCATTTCTGCAACTGTGGCAGACGGTAACAGTCTGCCAGCCTAG
- the tnpA gene encoding IS200/IS605 family transposase has product MGQEYRRTQTTVSLINYHFVFCPRYRRKVLVKEVEQRFRKLLQEICREHELIIVALEVMPDHVHLFVNALPSISPSEIMAKVKGVTSRRLRQEFKHLQHLPSLWTRSFFCSTAGNVSSDTIQRYIAEQKTRG; this is encoded by the coding sequence ATGGGACAAGAGTATAGAAGAACACAAACCACAGTATCTCTAATCAACTATCATTTTGTTTTCTGTCCACGGTATAGGCGAAAGGTGTTAGTCAAAGAGGTTGAACAGAGGTTCCGGAAACTTCTTCAAGAGATATGCCGGGAACACGAACTCATCATTGTGGCGCTTGAAGTAATGCCGGACCATGTCCACCTATTCGTAAACGCCTTGCCGTCTATTAGTCCCTCAGAGATTATGGCAAAAGTGAAAGGAGTGACTTCAAGAAGATTGCGGCAAGAATTTAAACACTTGCAGCATTTGCCCAGTCTATGGACACGCTCATTTTTCTGTTCTACAGCAGGAAATGTATCCAGCGATACGATCCAACGGTATATTGCAGAACAAAAGACAAGGGGGTGA
- a CDS encoding DUF441 domain-containing protein, protein MAKSNLIATAACLLLILKFTNLKMMFPLLERRGLELGLLFLILSILVPLANGRVSERDIIYNMTSLPGLLAIAGGALATYLNTIGIRLMKIDPEIVFGLVIGSIFGIVFLHGVPVGPLMAAGIAALFTGFTRFLRR, encoded by the coding sequence ATGGCAAAAAGCAACCTGATTGCTACAGCCGCCTGTCTGCTTCTGATTTTAAAATTCACCAACCTGAAAATGATGTTTCCACTGCTTGAGCGACGCGGCTTGGAACTGGGGCTGCTCTTTTTAATTCTCTCGATCCTGGTGCCTTTGGCTAACGGCCGGGTATCCGAACGGGACATCATCTATAATATGACTTCCCTGCCCGGACTCCTGGCCATCGCCGGAGGGGCGCTGGCCACTTACCTGAACACCATCGGGATCAGGCTTATGAAAATTGACCCGGAAATAGTATTCGGGCTGGTGATCGGGTCGATTTTCGGCATTGTTTTCCTGCACGGGGTGCCGGTCGGGCCGCTGATGGCCGCCGGCATAGCAGCCCTATTCACCGGGTTCACACGCTTCCTCAGGCGTTAA